A single window of Selenomonas sputigena DNA harbors:
- the lpxA gene encoding acyl-ACP--UDP-N-acetylglucosamine O-acyltransferase, whose product MMDSKVVAYIHETAVVSPRAHVAKGVEIGPYAVIEENVTLAENVKVGAHAVIGANVSIGEGTRIEPHAVINSWTSIGKDSHIFQFASVGAEPQDLKFKGEKSYTIIGDRTTIREYSSIHRATGEGEETRIGSDSLLMACTHVAHNCVVGNHVIMSNAAMIAGHAIVEDRAVLGGMCGIHQFVKIGRNVMIGGMSKIVQDCVPYTIVDGHPARVVGLNSVGIARAGIAVEARRNIKRAYKILFRSGLSLAQAIAVIEQEVETSEEVEHFLRFLRNVDRGICRERRENE is encoded by the coding sequence ATGATGGACAGCAAAGTAGTGGCATATATCCACGAAACAGCGGTCGTAAGCCCTCGTGCCCATGTGGCGAAGGGCGTGGAGATCGGTCCGTATGCTGTGATTGAAGAGAATGTGACGCTCGCTGAGAACGTCAAGGTCGGTGCGCACGCCGTCATCGGTGCGAACGTTTCGATCGGCGAGGGCACGCGCATCGAGCCGCATGCCGTCATCAACAGTTGGACGAGCATCGGCAAAGACAGCCATATCTTTCAGTTCGCTTCGGTCGGCGCGGAGCCGCAGGACTTGAAATTCAAGGGCGAGAAGAGCTATACGATCATCGGCGACCGCACGACGATCCGCGAGTATTCGAGCATCCACCGTGCGACGGGCGAGGGCGAGGAGACGCGCATCGGCAGCGACAGCCTGCTCATGGCTTGCACGCATGTCGCGCACAACTGCGTCGTTGGCAATCATGTCATCATGTCGAACGCGGCGATGATCGCAGGCCACGCCATTGTCGAAGATCGCGCGGTTCTGGGCGGCATGTGCGGCATTCACCAGTTCGTGAAGATCGGCCGCAACGTCATGATCGGCGGCATGTCGAAGATCGTGCAGGACTGCGTGCCCTACACGATCGTCGACGGTCATCCGGCGCGCGTCGTCGGACTCAACAGCGTCGGAATCGCGCGTGCGGGCATCGCGGTCGAGGCGCGGCGAAATATCAAGCGCGCCTACAAGATCCTCTTCCGCTCGGGCTTGAGCCTCGCACAGGCGATCGCCGTCATCGAGCAGGAGGTCGAGACGTCCGAAGAGGTCGAGCATTTCCTGCGCTTTTTGCGCAACGTGGACCGCGGCATCTGCCGCGAGCGCCGCGAGAACGAATAG
- the fliB gene encoding flagellin lysine-N-methylase: MNRQDECLKKVAARGLESDEGDGKGAASIFAPAAASRLCLQPVYMRRFVCDGSRCGSLCCCAKWGVALDAATLARYEGRPELLHELKKGLERSEATGGWIMRHENGRCVFLRADGLCSLQRRFGIGAISDVCAEYPRKMHEVGDTLDRALCLSCPVAAEEVLFTEEPLAFEWMEFAAPRPDYVDRTPLGAPLSAAAFRSLQLAGIALLTERRLSLDARLAALGLLLARAEAYVEQGAAEDLTRDVAAIADAAAGEAKALLAANPFDAALYLRFFQRLFPALAKATKDDLPETAAYLARIRRLFGEGDGDVPGERADAAHTGAAQSRQSGIAAFLERRRQYAKSIHSKYGNALENWLVNEFMLGRYPLTGGTSFLANYEVFVVLYKLLEFLLLVDASLDGGGVSAPHSVVRTAFAGVESAEDEDDRTKKCILAAVEWLAVRTNHFYGYIDALAEEIARLLPGGRLLSLLDGEHIV; encoded by the coding sequence GTGAATCGACAGGATGAGTGCTTGAAAAAGGTTGCGGCACGGGGGCTGGAGAGCGATGAAGGCGACGGGAAGGGCGCTGCGTCCATCTTCGCGCCTGCCGCCGCGTCGCGACTGTGCCTGCAGCCCGTTTACATGCGCCGCTTCGTCTGCGACGGCAGCCGATGCGGCTCGCTCTGCTGCTGCGCGAAGTGGGGCGTCGCGCTCGATGCGGCGACATTGGCGCGCTATGAGGGGCGGCCGGAGCTTCTGCACGAATTGAAAAAAGGCTTGGAACGCAGCGAGGCGACGGGCGGCTGGATCATGCGCCACGAGAACGGACGCTGCGTTTTTTTGCGCGCTGACGGACTTTGCTCGCTGCAGCGACGCTTCGGCATCGGCGCGATCTCCGACGTCTGCGCTGAGTATCCACGCAAGATGCACGAGGTTGGCGATACGCTTGACCGCGCCCTGTGCCTGAGCTGTCCTGTGGCGGCAGAGGAAGTCTTGTTCACCGAAGAGCCGCTGGCGTTCGAGTGGATGGAATTTGCCGCACCGCGCCCCGATTATGTTGACCGCACGCCGCTTGGCGCACCACTGTCGGCGGCGGCCTTCCGCAGCCTGCAGCTTGCCGGAATCGCGCTCTTGACCGAGCGCCGTCTCTCGCTCGACGCGCGTCTCGCGGCGCTCGGACTCCTGCTCGCGCGCGCCGAAGCGTATGTCGAGCAGGGGGCGGCGGAAGATCTGACAAGGGACGTCGCCGCCATCGCCGATGCCGCCGCAGGGGAGGCAAAGGCTCTCCTCGCGGCGAATCCCTTCGACGCGGCGCTGTATCTGCGCTTCTTCCAACGGCTCTTTCCTGCTCTGGCAAAGGCGACGAAAGATGATTTGCCCGAAACAGCGGCATATTTGGCGAGGATTCGCAGACTCTTCGGCGAAGGGGACGGCGATGTGCCGGGAGAACGGGCAGATGCGGCGCATACGGGCGCGGCGCAGTCTCGGCAAAGCGGCATCGCCGCTTTTTTGGAACGGCGCAGACAATATGCGAAGAGCATCCATTCAAAGTACGGCAATGCTTTGGAGAACTGGCTCGTCAACGAATTTATGCTCGGACGCTACCCTCTGACAGGAGGCACGAGCTTTCTGGCAAACTATGAGGTCTTCGTCGTGCTTTACAAGCTGCTGGAGTTCCTGCTTCTTGTGGATGCCTCGCTCGATGGGGGCGGTGTGTCTGCGCCGCACAGCGTGGTGCGGACGGCTTTTGCTGGCGTGGAGAGTGCAGAAGACGAGGATGATCGTACAAAGAAGTGCATCCTTGCCGCTGTCGAATGGCTTGCCGTGCGCACGAATCACTTTTACGGTTATATCGATGCGTTGGCGGAAGAGATCGCCCGCCTGTTGCCCGGCGGGCGTTTGCTTAGTTTGCTTGATGGCGAGCACATTGTTTAA
- a CDS encoding LpxI family protein, translated as MEKIGLLAGVGRLPVVCAQAAKALGIEVSAVSLLAGTDKELAEVASDHRAINVAQLGAIIDYLKERGVTKVTLLGKVTKELLFAGSHEQPDMRMMQLLMSLPDKKDDTIMLAFVRELAKEGLEAFDQTALLKTLMPPAGTLTKREPTAEERADMEMALAMAKEIGRLDIGQTAVVKAKAVMALEAIEGTDACIRRGGELSGGGAAVGKAAKPQQDMRFDVPAIGTATIESMIAAGAKALAIEAGKVLVVDQAKVTALADENGIAIAAI; from the coding sequence TTGGAAAAGATCGGTCTTTTGGCCGGCGTGGGGCGATTGCCCGTCGTCTGCGCACAGGCGGCGAAGGCGCTCGGCATCGAGGTAAGCGCCGTTTCGCTTCTCGCGGGCACGGATAAAGAACTTGCGGAAGTCGCTTCCGATCATCGCGCGATTAACGTCGCACAGCTCGGCGCGATCATCGACTACCTCAAGGAGCGCGGCGTGACGAAGGTGACGCTTCTCGGCAAGGTTACGAAGGAGCTTCTCTTTGCGGGCAGCCACGAGCAGCCCGACATGCGCATGATGCAGCTCCTGATGTCGCTGCCCGACAAGAAGGACGACACGATCATGCTCGCCTTCGTCAGGGAGCTTGCGAAGGAAGGCTTGGAAGCCTTCGATCAGACGGCTCTCTTAAAGACGCTGATGCCGCCCGCGGGCACGCTGACGAAGCGTGAACCTACCGCAGAGGAACGCGCCGATATGGAAATGGCGCTCGCCATGGCAAAGGAGATCGGCCGGCTCGACATCGGGCAAACCGCCGTCGTCAAGGCGAAGGCGGTCATGGCGCTCGAAGCGATCGAGGGGACGGACGCCTGCATAAGGCGCGGCGGGGAGCTTTCGGGCGGCGGCGCTGCCGTCGGCAAGGCGGCGAAGCCCCAGCAGGACATGCGCTTCGATGTGCCGGCGATCGGCACGGCGACGATCGAGTCGATGATCGCCGCCGGGGCGAAAGCCCTCGCCATCGAGGCGGGCAAGGTACTCGTCGTCGATCAAGCGAAGGTCACGGCGCTCGCTGACGAAAACGGCATAGCGATCGCGGCGATTTGA
- a CDS encoding methyl-accepting chemotaxis protein: MQNDKKKSFLSRFFQSKDDAARLRRGVVLFAVFFLAAFLALGYRAYDSARTSNATIWKEKVDADMRGILLLIDSTHPGDWTVQDGRIYKGGRLLNDNGSFVDHLKEVTGSDVALFVGEQCASSTYETSGKRLVGQKADAAVTRIVLTGCTPYLGRSDFGGGRPIGSYRTLFDADGEAVGMIFVGVPEAEEERSLGALTNSMTLAGLLLLLLVLTGLGLLLAYAGRIALPLQGQKEEEQVPLPEVSDVPAGEVLAAQELGTPQRDAAFEAVPSETLSRMGAFCTKLLAGAREQAQAMESALAQAGTLKERAEKAASVLAEAADGMDEDASDEAQKEAEEVRRQFGESRRAAHDAAERTNALAKELKAADEMARDLGKRAAAIGDTLAEVAELASQTNLLAFNAAVEAARAGDAGRRFAAVADEVRRLSEDAGKLSTNAAELLTALAGDVSKAAEAIEAGGRGARENRTALRALADTAARLEEAARRTARRGSGTARSLPALVEARALHEKMAQDAGKLLAIKEGEEAKIAELHAAADGLRALLGTVLPTLGAAGGTDETSEAGEASDADAADSATESSEMRGEEKP, translated from the coding sequence ATGCAGAACGACAAGAAAAAAAGCTTCCTTTCCCGATTCTTTCAGAGCAAGGATGACGCAGCGCGACTGAGGCGCGGCGTCGTCCTTTTTGCGGTCTTTTTCCTCGCAGCGTTCCTCGCGCTCGGCTATCGCGCCTACGACAGCGCACGCACGTCGAACGCGACGATCTGGAAGGAGAAGGTCGACGCTGACATGCGCGGCATTCTCTTGCTGATCGACTCGACGCATCCCGGCGATTGGACGGTGCAGGACGGACGCATCTACAAGGGAGGCAGACTGCTCAACGATAATGGCAGTTTCGTCGATCACTTGAAAGAGGTTACGGGATCGGACGTCGCTCTCTTCGTCGGCGAGCAGTGCGCATCCTCGACGTACGAGACGAGCGGTAAGAGGCTCGTCGGACAGAAGGCGGATGCCGCCGTCACGAGGATCGTGCTCACGGGCTGTACGCCGTATCTCGGTCGCTCCGATTTCGGCGGCGGGCGACCCATCGGTTCGTATCGTACGCTCTTCGATGCGGACGGCGAGGCGGTCGGCATGATTTTCGTCGGCGTGCCCGAGGCGGAGGAGGAACGCTCGCTCGGCGCACTGACGAACTCCATGACTCTGGCGGGGTTGCTGCTGCTCTTGCTCGTGCTCACGGGATTGGGGCTTCTGCTCGCTTATGCCGGGCGCATCGCACTCCCGCTGCAGGGGCAGAAAGAAGAGGAACAGGTTCCTTTGCCAGAGGTCTCGGATGTTCCTGCAGGTGAAGTGCTTGCCGCGCAGGAATTGGGGACGCCTCAAAGAGATGCAGCGTTCGAGGCCGTGCCATCGGAGACGCTTTCGCGCATGGGCGCCTTTTGCACGAAACTTCTCGCGGGGGCGCGGGAGCAGGCGCAGGCGATGGAGTCGGCTCTCGCACAAGCGGGGACATTGAAAGAGCGGGCGGAGAAAGCGGCTTCGGTGCTCGCCGAAGCCGCGGACGGCATGGACGAAGACGCGTCGGACGAAGCGCAGAAAGAAGCCGAAGAAGTGCGCCGTCAATTTGGCGAGAGCCGGAGGGCGGCGCACGATGCGGCAGAGCGCACGAACGCGCTCGCGAAGGAGTTGAAGGCGGCGGACGAGATGGCGCGCGATCTGGGAAAACGTGCAGCGGCGATCGGCGATACGCTCGCCGAAGTCGCGGAGCTTGCGAGCCAGACGAACCTCCTCGCGTTTAACGCGGCGGTCGAGGCGGCGCGTGCGGGTGATGCGGGCAGGCGCTTCGCCGCTGTCGCCGACGAGGTGCGCCGCCTGTCGGAGGATGCGGGTAAGCTTTCCACAAATGCGGCAGAGCTTCTGACGGCGCTCGCCGGCGACGTCTCCAAGGCAGCCGAGGCCATCGAGGCGGGCGGCCGAGGCGCACGGGAAAACCGCACGGCGCTTCGTGCGCTCGCCGATACGGCGGCGCGCCTGGAGGAGGCGGCAAGGCGCACGGCAAGACGCGGAAGTGGGACGGCAAGATCCCTGCCGGCGCTCGTCGAGGCGCGTGCGCTGCACGAGAAGATGGCGCAGGATGCGGGGAAACTCCTCGCAATCAAGGAGGGCGAGGAAGCGAAGATCGCCGAACTGCACGCCGCTGCCGACGGCCTGCGCGCCCTTCTGGGCACGGTTCTGCCGACGCTTGGAGCGGCGGGCGGCACGGATGAAACGTCTGAAGCGGGGGAAGCGAGCGACGCGGATGCCGCAGACAGCGCGACGGAATCGTCTGAGATGCGAGGGGAGGAAAAGCCATGA
- the lpxC gene encoding UDP-3-O-acyl-N-acetylglucosamine deacetylase: MPFQTTIARRVDYDGVGLHSGVLVHLSLLPAPVDAGIVFVRKDVAGEPKIRATAPHVTSTVRATTLSEGGVRVFTVEHLMSALAAFGIDNCFVELDAEEPPVADGSSLVFFSLLKEAGKVQQEKERQEIVIDRVYRIDDGERFLVAVPYGGGLRVSFTSLNEHALVGTQYRDFLVREDAYEKEIAPARTIAYEGEVEALKKAGLGLGGTLENVIVYNDERWLNELRFPDELVRHKILDLIGDLRLAGFVRGHILAVKSGHALNAQLAKALCASLV; this comes from the coding sequence TTGCCCTTTCAGACGACGATCGCCCGGCGCGTTGATTACGACGGCGTGGGGCTTCATTCCGGCGTCCTCGTGCATCTCTCGCTCCTGCCGGCGCCTGTCGATGCGGGAATCGTCTTCGTGCGCAAGGATGTTGCGGGCGAGCCGAAGATTCGCGCGACCGCGCCGCATGTGACGTCGACGGTGCGCGCGACGACGCTCTCTGAGGGCGGCGTGCGCGTCTTCACGGTCGAGCATCTGATGAGTGCGCTCGCGGCGTTCGGCATCGACAACTGCTTTGTCGAACTCGATGCCGAGGAGCCTCCCGTCGCGGATGGCTCCTCGCTCGTCTTTTTCTCTCTTTTGAAAGAAGCGGGGAAGGTGCAGCAGGAAAAGGAGCGGCAGGAGATCGTCATCGACCGCGTCTACCGCATCGACGACGGCGAACGCTTCCTCGTTGCCGTTCCCTATGGCGGCGGCCTGCGTGTGAGCTTTACGTCGCTCAATGAGCATGCGCTCGTCGGCACGCAGTACCGGGATTTCCTCGTGCGAGAGGACGCTTACGAGAAGGAAATCGCCCCTGCGCGTACGATTGCTTATGAAGGCGAGGTCGAGGCGCTGAAGAAAGCGGGACTCGGACTCGGCGGCACGCTTGAAAACGTCATCGTCTACAACGATGAGCGCTGGCTCAACGAGCTGCGCTTCCCCGACGAGCTTGTGCGCCACAAGATCCTCGACCTCATCGGCGATCTGCGTCTCGCGGGCTTCGTGCGCGGGCATATTCTCGCCGTGAAGTCGGGTCATGCGCTGAACGCGCAGCTCGCGAAGGCGCTCTGCGCCTCGCTGGTGTGA
- a CDS encoding universal stress protein, giving the protein MMDFKDSEIRRILVPYDGSEQAQQAVRQAAHIARLQGATLMLLSVVDLNAEVAAFERVSMDGYDPAALKEGAYKELAKILREVPADIRTNSVVELGSPAEVIVETADDEGYDLVVMGSRGLGRLTGFLMGSVSQYVLQHVHCPVMVVR; this is encoded by the coding sequence ATGATGGATTTTAAGGACAGCGAGATTCGGCGGATTCTCGTGCCTTATGATGGTTCGGAGCAGGCGCAGCAGGCCGTGCGGCAGGCGGCGCACATCGCGCGGCTGCAGGGGGCGACACTCATGCTGCTCTCGGTCGTCGATCTCAATGCCGAGGTCGCGGCCTTCGAGCGCGTGAGCATGGACGGCTATGATCCTGCGGCTCTGAAGGAGGGCGCTTACAAGGAGCTGGCGAAGATCCTGCGGGAGGTGCCCGCAGACATCCGCACGAACAGCGTGGTGGAACTTGGCTCGCCCGCCGAGGTCATCGTGGAGACGGCGGACGATGAAGGCTACGACCTCGTCGTCATGGGCAGCCGCGGTCTCGGCCGTCTGACGGGATTCTTGATGGGCAGCGTCAGCCAGTATGTGCTGCAGCACGTCCACTGCCCTGTCATGGTGGTTCGCTGA
- the rfbG gene encoding CDP-glucose 4,6-dehydratase has product MKKMTRQDDLAFYRGKRVLLTGHTGFKGIWLSKLLLGAGAQLTGFSLASPTADGARLFEKLKLAESMRSIEGDVRDLASLRAAFREARPEIVVHLAAQPLVRESYRTPVETYAVNVMGTAHVLECVRESDTVRSFLNVTTDKVYENKEWEWGYREDERLMGFDPYSNSKSCSELVTASYRQSFFADGGVRISTARAGNVIGGGDFSPERIVPDCIRAASEGRAVVLRNPASTRPYQHVLEPLSAYLRIAHAQACDASLAGSYNVGPADSDCVMTGELAELFCRAWGEGASWRAEEECAAPHEAGFLKLDSSRIKAHLGWQPRWHIEEAIAHTVDWAKAWRAGEDVGDVMEAQIAAYFEEAEA; this is encoded by the coding sequence ATGAAGAAAATGACGCGGCAGGATGACCTTGCCTTTTATCGCGGCAAACGCGTGCTTTTGACGGGGCATACGGGCTTCAAGGGGATATGGCTCTCGAAACTGCTGCTCGGCGCAGGAGCGCAGCTTACAGGATTTTCGCTCGCTTCGCCGACGGCGGACGGCGCACGGCTCTTTGAGAAGTTGAAGCTAGCGGAATCCATGCGCTCGATCGAGGGCGATGTGCGCGATCTCGCATCTCTTCGCGCGGCCTTTCGCGAGGCTCGTCCCGAGATCGTCGTGCATCTTGCGGCGCAACCGCTCGTGCGCGAGAGCTACCGCACGCCCGTCGAGACGTATGCCGTGAACGTCATGGGAACGGCACACGTCCTCGAATGTGTGCGGGAAAGCGATACGGTCAGATCCTTTCTCAATGTGACGACGGACAAGGTTTACGAAAACAAGGAATGGGAGTGGGGCTACCGCGAGGACGAGCGTCTCATGGGCTTCGACCCGTACTCAAACAGCAAGAGCTGCTCAGAGCTCGTAACGGCGAGCTATCGTCAGAGCTTCTTCGCGGACGGCGGCGTGCGCATCTCGACGGCGCGCGCGGGCAATGTCATCGGCGGCGGAGACTTCTCGCCCGAGCGCATTGTGCCCGACTGCATCCGCGCGGCGAGCGAAGGGCGCGCCGTTGTCCTCAGAAATCCCGCATCGACGCGGCCCTATCAGCATGTCTTGGAGCCTCTCTCTGCGTATTTACGCATCGCGCATGCGCAGGCATGCGATGCGTCGCTCGCCGGAAGCTACAACGTCGGGCCTGCGGACTCCGACTGCGTGATGACGGGCGAGCTGGCCGAGCTCTTCTGCCGCGCTTGGGGCGAGGGTGCTTCGTGGCGTGCTGAGGAGGAGTGTGCCGCGCCGCACGAGGCGGGATTTCTGAAGCTCGACTCCTCGCGCATCAAGGCGCATCTCGGCTGGCAGCCGCGCTGGCACATCGAGGAAGCGATCGCGCATACCGTCGATTGGGCGAAGGCATGGCGGGCAGGCGAGGACGTCGGTGACGTCATGGAGGCGCAGATTGCCGCCTACTTCGAGGAGGCGGAGGCGTGA
- a CDS encoding deoxycytidylate deaminase: protein MIISWDEYFMGIALFSKYRSKDPHTQVGACIVNEDKHIVGVGYNGMPNGCSDAEFPWGSTGEFGDKKYAYVVHAELNAILNASTSLKGCRIYTSLFPCNECCKAIIQSGIKEVIYLSDKYAATDSTRASKRMFAAAGVHYRRLETDIEELPVNFALPKGEQEG from the coding sequence ATGATCATATCGTGGGATGAATACTTCATGGGCATCGCCCTTTTTTCCAAGTACCGCAGCAAGGATCCGCACACGCAGGTTGGCGCCTGCATTGTCAACGAGGACAAGCACATCGTCGGCGTCGGTTACAACGGTATGCCCAACGGCTGCTCCGATGCGGAGTTCCCGTGGGGCAGCACGGGCGAGTTCGGCGACAAGAAGTATGCCTATGTCGTGCATGCTGAGCTGAACGCCATATTGAACGCGAGCACCTCCTTGAAGGGCTGCCGCATCTACACGTCGCTCTTTCCCTGCAACGAGTGCTGCAAGGCGATCATCCAAAGTGGCATCAAGGAGGTCATCTACCTGTCGGACAAGTACGCGGCGACCGACAGCACGCGCGCCTCGAAACGCATGTTCGCTGCTGCCGGCGTTCACTATCGGCGGCTGGAAACGGACATCGAAGAGCTGCCCGTGAATTTTGCGCTGCCAAAAGGCGAGCAGGAAGGATGA
- a CDS encoding glycosyltransferase family protein: MNGDAKKIAFIACVNDEEMYEESVRYLRHLEVPQGFSVELVPVYGASSMTAGYEAARRATTARFKVYMHQDILLTEKRLIPRMLEIFRLRPEVGLIGFAGCRHIPDSGVWWDSKECYGSVWHVREPESMELVSRLAVPDEGIEVAALDGIFLATRTDVPWREDIFMGWHFYDISASMEYRRRGMRLMIPRFEKPPCIHETGRKRLDDAWETARQVFLAEYGKELQHG; the protein is encoded by the coding sequence ATGAACGGGGACGCGAAGAAGATCGCCTTCATTGCCTGCGTGAACGATGAAGAAATGTATGAGGAAAGTGTGCGCTATCTGCGCCATCTGGAAGTGCCGCAGGGCTTTTCCGTCGAGCTCGTACCCGTGTACGGCGCCTCGTCGATGACGGCGGGCTATGAGGCGGCGCGGCGCGCGACCACGGCGCGCTTCAAGGTTTACATGCATCAGGATATTCTGCTGACGGAGAAGAGGCTCATCCCCCGTATGCTGGAAATCTTCCGCCTGCGCCCCGAAGTCGGACTCATCGGCTTTGCGGGCTGCCGTCATATCCCGGACAGCGGCGTCTGGTGGGATTCGAAGGAGTGCTATGGCTCGGTCTGGCATGTTCGTGAGCCGGAGTCCATGGAATTGGTCAGCCGCCTTGCTGTGCCGGACGAAGGCATCGAGGTGGCGGCGCTCGACGGTATCTTCCTGGCGACGCGGACGGATGTGCCGTGGCGCGAAGATATTTTCATGGGCTGGCACTTTTATGACATTTCGGCTTCCATGGAGTATCGGCGGCGCGGCATGCGCCTCATGATTCCGCGTTTTGAAAAGCCGCCGTGCATCCATGAGACGGGGCGCAAGCGCCTTGATGACGCATGGGAGACGGCGCGGCAGGTCTTTCTTGCCGAATACGGAAAAGAATTGCAGCATGGCTGA
- a CDS encoding glycosyltransferase family 9 protein: MKTILESFEAFGERLSPGAPFPAQDFVRVMEPVFAAEGYRTPRTAGEKMQMLVIMDAGVGDFLCFSGALRELRRLYPAAAITLMIFPPGFKLAEQCPYIDFLLGNEQLPVLRHVSELFAAHAGYAAEHLLGQRFDLAFVFGHYASAYLLAYMAGAKERIGHIGDFSAGGLSRENCAALLTRPLEKPVHPLHMADLCFDVLDQMLAAPVADRSLELWLTKEDIAGVREKLSYLGAPSAGRKLFAIGLGGSTRRKHWPPAAYAAFLRLLLTEESEAFFLLLGGRDDATEAAEVARALGEERALSLAGALDFRETASAVTLCSTYIGNDTSLLHIAAVIGLPVLEICCYGADLPLDEKAIPMHHYPYRTAAVVVQPARALADCAEEPRDAYGCKHTGEAHCIASIAPATVLEAYHLLLQQAATGKRQPLFVCEEEA; this comes from the coding sequence ATGAAAACGATACTTGAGTCATTCGAGGCCTTTGGCGAGCGCCTTTCGCCCGGTGCGCCATTTCCCGCGCAGGATTTCGTGCGCGTCATGGAGCCTGTCTTTGCGGCGGAAGGGTACCGCACACCGCGCACCGCAGGCGAGAAGATGCAGATGCTCGTCATCATGGATGCGGGCGTCGGCGACTTCCTGTGCTTTTCGGGCGCTCTGCGCGAGCTTCGCCGCCTCTATCCTGCGGCGGCGATTACGCTCATGATCTTTCCGCCGGGATTCAAGCTTGCCGAGCAATGTCCGTACATCGACTTCCTGCTCGGCAATGAGCAGCTTCCCGTGCTGCGTCATGTGTCGGAGCTTTTTGCAGCGCACGCCGGGTATGCGGCGGAGCATCTTTTGGGGCAGCGCTTCGATCTCGCCTTCGTATTCGGGCACTATGCGAGCGCCTACCTTCTCGCCTACATGGCAGGCGCGAAGGAGCGCATCGGTCATATAGGCGATTTTTCGGCAGGCGGACTTTCACGCGAGAACTGCGCGGCGCTTTTGACGCGCCCTTTGGAAAAGCCCGTGCATCCCTTGCACATGGCTGATCTTTGCTTCGATGTGCTCGATCAGATGCTTGCCGCACCCGTGGCCGATCGTTCGCTGGAGCTTTGGCTGACGAAGGAGGACATCGCGGGCGTGCGCGAAAAGCTCTCATATCTCGGAGCACCTTCGGCAGGGCGAAAGCTCTTCGCCATCGGTCTGGGCGGCAGCACGCGGCGCAAGCATTGGCCGCCCGCCGCTTACGCTGCATTCTTGCGCCTGCTTTTGACAGAGGAGAGCGAGGCGTTCTTCCTGCTCCTGGGCGGCAGGGACGATGCGACGGAAGCGGCGGAAGTAGCCCGTGCGCTCGGCGAGGAGCGGGCGCTTTCCCTCGCGGGCGCGCTCGACTTTCGCGAGACGGCTTCTGCCGTCACGCTCTGTTCGACGTACATCGGCAACGATACGAGCCTCCTGCATATAGCGGCGGTCATTGGTCTGCCCGTGCTGGAGATCTGTTGCTACGGCGCCGATCTGCCGCTCGATGAAAAGGCGATTCCCATGCACCATTATCCGTACCGCACGGCTGCCGTCGTCGTGCAGCCCGCAAGGGCTCTGGCGGATTGCGCCGAGGAGCCGCGCGATGCTTACGGCTGCAAGCACACGGGGGAAGCGCACTGCATCGCCTCGATTGCGCCTGCGACGGTGCTCGAAGCGTATCATCTGCTGCTGCAGCAGGCGGCGACGGGGAAGCGGCAGCCGCTTTTCGTCTGTGAAGAAGAGGCGTGA
- the fabZ gene encoding 3-hydroxyacyl-ACP dehydratase FabZ: protein MILDINEIQKILPHRPPMLLVDRIIELVPFESATGIKCVTMMEDFFRGHFPGSPIMPGVLLLEAMAQVGGITMLYPEENRGKLALFGGMEGVKFKKPVVPGDQLVTKAKITKVHGDFGKLHADGYVDGVLVAKADFTFALQRAENLS, encoded by the coding sequence ATGATTTTGGACATCAATGAAATTCAGAAGATCCTGCCGCATCGCCCGCCGATGCTTCTCGTCGACCGCATCATCGAACTCGTGCCGTTCGAGTCGGCGACGGGCATCAAGTGCGTGACGATGATGGAGGACTTCTTCCGCGGTCATTTCCCCGGCTCGCCGATCATGCCCGGCGTGCTCCTTCTGGAGGCCATGGCACAGGTCGGCGGCATCACGATGCTCTATCCCGAGGAGAACCGCGGCAAGCTCGCACTCTTCGGCGGCATGGAGGGCGTGAAGTTCAAGAAGCCCGTCGTGCCTGGCGATCAGCTCGTGACGAAGGCGAAGATCACGAAGGTGCACGGCGACTTTGGCAAGCTTCATGCCGACGGCTACGTCGACGGTGTGCTCGTCGCCAAAGCGGACTTCACCTTTGCCCTGCAAAGAGCTGAAAATCTCTCTTAA